The DNA segment ATGGCGGCCGGCTGCTTTTGTTTATTCAGCTCCAGTGCCCGACGCCGGTAAAAAAAGAGCAGGGTTTGCAGTTTTGCGGGATCTTTGATCGCCGGCGCCTCAGCTTCCGGCGCGGTTAATTTTTGCCGGATGCTTTTCGCTTTCTGGCGAAAATAAATTTTCTGGTAGATGCGGGCCTGGCGGGCATCCATGGCCGCTTCCAGCTTATGTTCCCGGTAGTAACCGTTTACCGCTTCGACCACCTTTTTGACCACCACTGTTTTTTGCAACCTGACTTTATTGACGCAACAGCGGTTAGTCAGCCATTGCACCAATCGCAGCCGGCACCAGAAAAAAATCAGGTTCAGCAGCCGCTCTCTGAAAGGGGTTCCGACTTTTTCCATAGATCCAACTGTTCCCAAAACAAAAACCCTGATCGTTCCCGAAACGGTTCAAACGCCGACGGAACAATCAGGGTAAGGGTAAGAGATCAGCAATGATGATTCAGCATTTATCCTTGACAAATCAATGGGTTACGTTAGACATGAGGTAAATATTCGGGTAATATCCGGAAAAAACAGATGTTTATTTACTGCCTGGGTTACGTGATTATCGATTTCTTCTCACGGAGACACAAAGGCACAGAGAATTTTTGTAATTTTCCATTAATAGTTCTGGTTATACCATTTTTCATCAGGACGTCGCCGAAATTTAAAAGATATCCCAGTTTCAATCCGGTCAATTTCAGATAAGTTAGCAATTGTTTTTTGTGCACCGAACTTACTTTTTCAACCGACTTCAACTCAATAATAACCTTTTCTTCTACAATGAGATCAGCTCGAAAGCCTTCATTAAATAAATTACCTTCAAATTCAATGGGAATCCCCACCTGCCTTTCTACTCGCAACCCTCTTTTTTACAATCTGTCGTTAAGAACGACCTCATAGACAGTTTCCAAAAGCCCTGGACCCAGTGCTTGATGCAAATGTACAGCACAATCCACGATTATCGTTCCTATTTCATTTTCATTCATCTCTGTGTCTTTGTGCCTCTGTGAGAGTTATTTTATTTCATTTACAGATACTCCCGAATCAGGATCTCGGCAATCTGCACCGCGTTGAGGGCCGCCCCTTTGCGGATATTATCGGCAACCACCCACATATTGATACCATTGGCGATGGATTCATCCTGACGGATGCGCCCCACTAAAGTATCATCCTGACCGGCGGCATCAATGGCCAGTGGATAGTCGTTTTCGGCTGGATTATCCACCACCATGACCCCGGGAGCCCGTTCCAGAATTTCTTTCACCTCATCCGCGGAAATAAATCTTTCGGTTTCCACATTAATCGATTCAGAATGACTGAAAAAAACCGGCACCCGCACGGTGGTAGCCGTCACCATAATTTGATCATTTTCCATAATCTTTCTGGTTTCATTAACCATCTTCATCTCTTCCCGGGTATAATCATTATCCAGGAAAACATCGATGTGAGGCAGGCAATTAAAGGCAATCTGGTGTGGATAAACCTCCACCGGCAATTCCTGCTGCTGAAAAACAGCCAGGACCTGCTGTTCCAACTCTCGTATCGCCTTTTTCCCGCTACCGGATACCGCCTGGTAGGTGGAAACCACCACTCTTTTGATTCCGGCCGCATCATAGATGGGTTTCAGGGCCACCACCATCTGGATGGTTGAACAGTTGGGGTTGGCAATAATTCCCCGGTTACGATAATCAGCAATGGCATGGGGGTTGACTTCCGGCACTACCAGGGGGATATCGGCATCCATACGAAAAGCGTTGGTATTATCAATCACTACCGCCCCGCTGCTGGCCGCCGAGGGAGCAAAACGAGTGCTGACCGAACCGCCGGCGGAAAAAAGGGCAATATCAATATCAGCGAATGAATCGTCAGTTAATTCCTCCACCGGGTATTCATCACCGCGGAATCCCACCTTTGAACCCGCCGACCTGGAAGACGCCAGAGGTTTCAACCTGGCAATGGGAAAGTCCCTTTCCGCCAGCACTTTCAACATTTCTTCACCCACGGCACCGGTGGCTCCTGCCACCGCCACATTATACGCTTCTTTTTTCATTTCAACCTTCCACCTTACAAGAGATAATTATAAATTTCCTGCCACCAGATCACCCACTTCACTGGTACCATAACCCATTTTCCCGGCGGCGACACTTTCCAACTTATCACGCAAAACCGTCACCACTGACTTTTCGACCCGGTCGGCAGCCGCCTGCTCACCCATATACTGGAGCATCATCTGCCCGGCCATGATCGCCGCCAGCGGGTTGATAACATTCTGACCGGTATATTTAGGAGCGGAACCACCGATGGGTTCAAACATTGATGCCCCTTGAGGATTGATATTTCCCCCGGCGGCAATCCCCATACCTCCCTGGATCATCGCTCCCAGATCCGTAATAATATCTCCAAACATATTATCAGTAACTATCATGTCAAACCATTCGGGGTTTTTCACCATCCACATGCAGACTGCGTCCACGTGGCCGTAGTCGGTGGCAATATCGGGATACTCTTCAGCCACCTCATTGAAGGCCCGTTGCCAGAGATCAAAGGCATAGGTCAAAACATTGGTTTTACCGCAAAGGGTAAGTTTCTTTTCCCGCCCCCGCTGCCGGCACAAATCAAAGGCATAGCGCAGGCAGCGTTCCACCCCTTTACGGGTATTGATGGATTCCTGGATCGCTACTTCATCCGCCGTCCCTTTTTTAAGAAAACCGCCGGAACCGGTGTAAAGCCCCTCGGAATTTTCCCGCACTACGACAAAATCGATATCATCCGGCCCTTTGTCACGCAAAGGGGTTTCCACCCCGGCATATAATTTAACCGGCCGCAGGTTGATATATTGATCCAGGGCGAAGCGCAATTTCAACAAAATACCCTGTTCCAGTATCCCCGGTTTCACCTCCGGATGGCCGATGGCTCCCAGGAGGATGCTTTTAAAACCCCGCAATTCTTCAATGGCACTTTCAGGCAGAATCTCGCCGGTTTTCAGGTAGCGTTCACCACCAAAATCATAGGTCTGATAATCACAACTGAAACCTTCCAGTTGACCCACGGCATCCAGCACTTTCCTGGCTTCCGCCACCACTTCCGGTCCGGTCCCGTCACCGGAGATAACGGCAATATCATATTTTTTCATTTCTTTTCCCTTCACACTTTCCTCTTCTCCCACTTGCCATACCGGTTTGCACCTTTGCTTCGCCCTCTTCTTCTCCCACTTACCATACCGGTTTGCACCTTTGCTTCGCCCTCTTCGAAGGGGACAGAACTAAAGGTCTGTCCCCAATCCTGGTTCAGAACAGCCTCCTAAGATTTTTTGCGGATATGGGCCATCAACCCCCCGTCATCAATCAATTCCTGCATAAACGGCGGAATGGGCTTCGCCTGATAGATTTTTCCGGTCGTCAGGTTTTCAATCTTTCCAGTTGAGGTATCAATCCGCAGTTCATCCCCTGACTTGATTTCCGCTGCCGCTTCCCCGGATTCCAGAATCGGCAGGCCCGTATTAAAAGCGTTGCGATAAAAAATGCGGGCAAACGTTCCGGCAACGACGCATGAAATACCGGCGGCTTTGACGGCAATGGGTGCATGCTCCCGGGAAGAACCACAGCCAAAATTCTTATCAGCAACGATGATATCACCGGCCTGTATTTTATCCATAAATTCCGGGTCTGCGTCTTCCATACAGTGTTTAGCCAACTCTTCAGGATCCGAAGTATTAAGGTAACGGGCCGGAATAATGGCATCCGTATCCACATCATCACCAAATTTCCAGGCTTTTCCCTGATAAATCATGATACCACCTCTTCCGGACTGGCTATCCGCCCGAGAACGGCTGAGGCCGCGGCCACCGCCGGGTTACTCAGATACACTTCACTCTCAGGATGTCCCATGCGGCCGACAAAATTACGGTTGGTGGTCGCCAGGGCCTTCTCTCCAGCAGCCAGGATACCCATGTGACCGCCGAGGCAGGGACCGCAGGTGGGCGTGCTGAAAACAGCACCGGCCTCGACAAATACTTCCACCAGGCCTTCCCTGACCGCCTGCAGGTAAATAGCCTGGGTCCCGGGAATCACAATTAAACGCAGATAAGGCGCCACTTTCTTCCCCTTAAGCACTTTAGCCGCCAGCCGCAGATCCTCAATCCGCCCGTTGGTGCAGGAACCGATCACCACCTGGTCAAGAACAATCCCATGTTCCACCGCCTCATCCACTTCACGACTGTTTTCCGGCAGGGAAGGAAAGGCAACTTGAGGCTTAATCCGGGAGACATCAATATCCATTTCATCGACATACTCAGCCCCGGGATCGCTGAAGAAAAGCTGGTAATCGCGTTTTGAACGCTCCCGGACATAATCCAGGGTGATATCATCGGGGGTTATAATCCCATTTTTGGCCCCGGCTTCGATGGCCATATTGGCCATGGAGAAACGACCGTACATGGGCAGTTTTTCAATCGCTTCACCCTCCATTTCCATACTCTGATAAAGGGCCCCGTCAACCCCCAGCTTGCCGATAGTATAAAGAATCAGATCTTTTCCTTCCACCCAGGGACCGGGAGTTCCATAATAAACCAGTTTGATACTTTCCGGGACTTTAAACCAGGCCTTGCCGGTGGCCATGGCCGCCGCCAGATCCGTGCTGCCCACCCCGGTGGCAAAGGCCCCCAAAGCCCCGTAAGTACAGGTATGGGAATCAGCCCCGATGATCAGATCCCCCGGGAGTACCAACCCCTGCTCCGGCAGCAGCACATGTTCAATCCCCACCCGTCCCTGTTCAAAGTAATTGGTCAATTGCTGCCGGCGGCTGAAATCCCGGACAATTTTTGCCTGCTGGGCGGAGTTGATATCTTTATTGGGAGTAAAATGATCCGGAACCAGGATAACCCGTTCCCGGTCGAAAACCTTTTCGATACCCAGCTGTTCAAACTCGGCAATGGCTATGGGAGCGGTCACATCATTGGCCAGGGCTACATCAACCCGGGCCTCAATCAACTGTCCCGGCTGCACCTGATCATAACCGGCATGGGAAGCAAGAATCTTTTCGCTAATGGTCATTGCCATAATAAGAGCTCCTTAATTCCCATCCGAAAACTAATGTTTCCGGATGAGCTGTCAGCTTTCAGCTTTGTAAACATTCGACTACGTTTTCAGAAAAGATAAAAATACTCTCACAGAGGCACAAAGTCACAGAGAACCCGAGTCATTTGCCCTCTGTGACTCCGTGTCTCTGTGAGAAATAATAAAAATTTGTCAATCTATAGACAAAGTCGAATATTTACTCAGCTTTTAGCTTAACCACTTGTTTTTTCAATATTTTTACTAAACGCTGACTGCCGACTACTGAAAGAGTTAATCAGGAAATGAGCGTTTCCCGATAAGCACTCCTTATACGGTTACCCGGGGCCGGTTATGTTTTTTGTATTCCAACTTATTCAAGGCATTGATGTAGGCTCTGGCAGTGGCCACGATGATATCCGTATGAGCACCCTGGCCCATCACCGTCAGGCCTTCTTCCTGAATCCTGACCGTTACTTCCCCAAGGGCGTCCGTCCCCCCTGTAATGGATTTAACCTCGTAAGTCAAGAGCTTACTGGCTGTTTTGGTCAGCCGTTTAATGGCCTTAAAGGTAGCATCCACCGGGCCGTCGCCGAACTCGGCACCCTGCAGGGTTTCATTATTAATTTCCAGCTGAATGGTAGCGTTGGGTACTGAAACGCTGCCACTGTTCACGTTAATGTACAACAGTTTAAAGTAGTGCGGGATACGGATAATCTCATCGGCAATCAGGGCATCTATATCCTCATCATAGACGGTTTTTTTCTTATCGGATAATGCTTTGAAGGCTTGGAAGGCTATTTCAATCTGTTCATCGCTGAGTTCATAGCCCAGGCCGACAATTTTTTCACGAAAAGCATGACGACCGGAATGTTTTCCCATTACCAGCTGGTTCTGGGGCAAACCGATGGATTCCGGGGTCATGATCTCATAGGTGGATTTTTCTTTCAATACTCCGTCCTGGTGAATTCCCGCCTCGTGGGCAAAGGCATTGGCCCCGACGATCGCCTTGTTTGGCTGCACCCGGATACCAGTCACCTGGCTGACCAGCCGGCTGGCGGGATAAATCTGGGTGGTAACAATATTGGTTTCAAAAGTAAGATGATCATGACGGGTACGAAAAGCCATCACTAACTCCTCCAGTGAGGTGTTTCCGGCCCGCTCGCCGATGCCGTTAATCGTACATTCGACCTGGCGGGCACCATTTTCCACCGCGGCCAGGGAATTTGCCGTTCCCAATCCCAGATCATTATGGCAATGAACCGAGATCACCGTCTGATCAATATTAGGCACCCGGGACCTGATTGTCCGGATCATCGCCCCGTATTCTGCGGGAATAGTATAACCCACGGTATCAGGAATATTGATGGTGGTTGCCCCGGCTTCAATCACGGCGGTAAAAATACGACAGAGAAAATCAATCTCGCTGCGGGTGGCGTCCTCGGCGGAAAACTCAATATTATCCGTCA comes from the Pseudomonadota bacterium genome and includes:
- a CDS encoding 3-isopropylmalate dehydratase small subunit yields the protein MIYQGKAWKFGDDVDTDAIIPARYLNTSDPEELAKHCMEDADPEFMDKIQAGDIIVADKNFGCGSSREHAPIAVKAAGISCVVAGTFARIFYRNAFNTGLPILESGEAAAEIKSGDELRIDTSTGKIENLTTGKIYQAKPIPPFMQELIDDGGLMAHIRKKS
- a CDS encoding aspartate-semialdehyde dehydrogenase, which encodes MKKEAYNVAVAGATGAVGEEMLKVLAERDFPIARLKPLASSRSAGSKVGFRGDEYPVEELTDDSFADIDIALFSAGGSVSTRFAPSAASSGAVVIDNTNAFRMDADIPLVVPEVNPHAIADYRNRGIIANPNCSTIQMVVALKPIYDAAGIKRVVVSTYQAVSGSGKKAIRELEQQVLAVFQQQELPVEVYPHQIAFNCLPHIDVFLDNDYTREEMKMVNETRKIMENDQIMVTATTVRVPVFFSHSESINVETERFISADEVKEILERAPGVMVVDNPAENDYPLAIDAAGQDDTLVGRIRQDESIANGINMWVVADNIRKGAALNAVQIAEILIREYL
- a CDS encoding 2-isopropylmalate synthase, encoding MSRVKIFDTTLRDGEQSPGASMNIEEKLLVARQLERLGVDIIEAGFPIASDGDFQAVKLISQEIRGCEVAGLARANRGDIDRAWEALQYAANPRIHTFIATSPIHMKFKLQKNAEEVLADAVEAVTYARTLTDNIEFSAEDATRSEIDFLCRIFTAVIEAGATTINIPDTVGYTIPAEYGAMIRTIRSRVPNIDQTVISVHCHNDLGLGTANSLAAVENGARQVECTINGIGERAGNTSLEELVMAFRTRHDHLTFETNIVTTQIYPASRLVSQVTGIRVQPNKAIVGANAFAHEAGIHQDGVLKEKSTYEIMTPESIGLPQNQLVMGKHSGRHAFREKIVGLGYELSDEQIEIAFQAFKALSDKKKTVYDEDIDALIADEIIRIPHYFKLLYINVNSGSVSVPNATIQLEINNETLQGAEFGDGPVDATFKAIKRLTKTASKLLTYEVKSITGGTDALGEVTVRIQEEGLTVMGQGAHTDIIVATARAYINALNKLEYKKHNRPRVTV
- the leuC gene encoding 3-isopropylmalate dehydratase large subunit; the encoded protein is MAMTISEKILASHAGYDQVQPGQLIEARVDVALANDVTAPIAIAEFEQLGIEKVFDRERVILVPDHFTPNKDINSAQQAKIVRDFSRRQQLTNYFEQGRVGIEHVLLPEQGLVLPGDLIIGADSHTCTYGALGAFATGVGSTDLAAAMATGKAWFKVPESIKLVYYGTPGPWVEGKDLILYTIGKLGVDGALYQSMEMEGEAIEKLPMYGRFSMANMAIEAGAKNGIITPDDITLDYVRERSKRDYQLFFSDPGAEYVDEMDIDVSRIKPQVAFPSLPENSREVDEAVEHGIVLDQVVIGSCTNGRIEDLRLAAKVLKGKKVAPYLRLIVIPGTQAIYLQAVREGLVEVFVEAGAVFSTPTCGPCLGGHMGILAAGEKALATTNRNFVGRMGHPESEVYLSNPAVAAASAVLGRIASPEEVVS
- a CDS encoding 3-isopropylmalate dehydrogenase, translated to MKKYDIAVISGDGTGPEVVAEARKVLDAVGQLEGFSCDYQTYDFGGERYLKTGEILPESAIEELRGFKSILLGAIGHPEVKPGILEQGILLKLRFALDQYINLRPVKLYAGVETPLRDKGPDDIDFVVVRENSEGLYTGSGGFLKKGTADEVAIQESINTRKGVERCLRYAFDLCRQRGREKKLTLCGKTNVLTYAFDLWQRAFNEVAEEYPDIATDYGHVDAVCMWMVKNPEWFDMIVTDNMFGDIITDLGAMIQGGMGIAAGGNINPQGASMFEPIGGSAPKYTGQNVINPLAAIMAGQMMLQYMGEQAAADRVEKSVVTVLRDKLESVAAGKMGYGTSEVGDLVAGNL